One part of the Dermacentor andersoni chromosome 2, qqDerAnde1_hic_scaffold, whole genome shotgun sequence genome encodes these proteins:
- the LOC140216011 gene encoding uncharacterized protein translates to MKSGAGAKDVPTVKWKHFEALIPIMEKVYEEPIICSNIAFEQTGGSDKSAESGSGSQNDSQLELSLNEIHEVGWVDFEAGSSAHRTPSSDTSETPQQTDSQEPEVEAPNRRQGTCGMWCVEIVGGMYNNFSLSAVHQGHENIEGLQEARRLLATMALGPWLWQLSVLAT, encoded by the exons ATGAAAAGTGGGGCCGGAGCCAAAGATGTACCCACAGTTAAATGGAAGCACTTTGAGGCACTGATCCCAATCATGGAAAAAGTGTACGAGGAGCCCAT CATTTGCAGCAACATTGCCTTTGAGCAGACAGGAGG ATCAGACAAGTCTGCCGAAAGTGGCAGCGGAAGCCAGAATGACTCCCAACTCGAACTTTCATTGAATGAGATCCATGAGGTCGGGTGGGTGGATTTCGAGGCAGGCAGCAGCGCTCATCGAACTCCCAGCAGTGACACCTCTGAAAC GCCACAACAGACAGATTCGCAGGAACCGGAAGTGGAGGCTCCAAATAGAAGGCAAGGAACTTGTGGAATGTGGTGTGTTGAAATTGTTGGAGGTATGTACAATAATTTTAGTCTTTCCGCAGTGCATCAAGGTCACGAAAATATCGAAGGACTTCAAGAAGCCAGAAGAC TCCTTGCGACGATGGCTCTGGgaccctggctgtggcagctgaGTGTCTTAGCCACATAA